From a region of the Plasmodium malariae genome assembly, contig: PmUG01_00_31, whole genome shotgun sequence genome:
- the PmUG01_00057800 gene encoding Plasmodium exported protein, unknown function, which produces MNRKNIRVLNSKVTDFSRINSGISSKKKINLNNSSGIKVSRLLHGHTYKDYEYSDFNLNDIFHKNYQNSYDSLKSKYNFDSSNDSLKSSRIFAGSNDSLYSVYYPDETKGELKEKPIQTKSYKLERKDKSSGITDYLMKLNGKYEKILGKLLGFEHIEINEFTGKPVENKKELALKVFTPILLFPIISIIIMTKLLGLIMKNNIWLIIFGSIAFISVSIFYFIFKFFKIINKDFKNFSNSLIEDLALHSNNKSKKNLLKYLI; this is translated from the exons atgaatagaaaaaatataaga GTTTTAAATTCTAAAGTGACCGACTTCAGTAGg ATTAACTCTGGAATAtcaagcaaaaaaaaaattaacttaaATAATTCATCAGGTATAAAGGTAAGCAGATTATTACATGGGCATACATATAAGGATTATGAATATTCAGACTTTAATTTAAAcgatatttttcataaaaactATCAAAACTCATATGATTCATTAAAgtctaaatataattttgataGTTCCAATGATTCATTAAAATCTAGCCGTATTTTTGCTGGTTCAAATGATTCATTATACTCTGTTTATTACCCTGATGAGACAAAAGgagaattaaaagaaaaaccGATTCAAACGAAAAGTTATAAGCTAGAAAGAAAAGATAAGTCATCTGGGATAACTGACTATTTGATGAAACTAAAtggaaaatatgaaaaaatattgggAAAACTATTAGGCTTTGAACATATAGAGATAAATGAATTTACTGGTAAACCTGtagaaaataagaaagaatTAGCTCTTAAGGTTTTTACtccaattttattattccccattataagtattattattatgaccAAACTTCTAGGacttattatgaaaaataacatatgGTTAATCATTTTTGGATCTATTGCATTCATCTCAgtatcaattttttattttatttttaaattctttaaaattattaataaggattttaaaaatttctcaAATAGTTTAATTGAAGATCTAGCCCTCCATTCCAATAATAAATCAAAGAAAAActtattgaaatatttaatttga